In the genome of Thermodesulfobacteriota bacterium, the window CCGATCTCGTGGAACGTAGTTTCCAGCGTCCGCCCCAGCGACATCTCGCCGATAAGGTCCGGCGCCCCGGCGCCGATGATGTGGCAGCCGATCACCTCGCCGTACTTCGCCTCCGCGATCATCTTGACGAAGCCGTCCGTGTGCCCGGAGGCGACGGCCTTCCCCAGCGCGATGAACGGGAACTTCGCCACCTTGTACTCGATCCCCCGGCGCTTCGCATCCTCTTCCGACAGCCCGATGGTGGCCACCTCGGGGCGGCAGAAGACGCAGGCGGGGATCCGGTCCGGGTCGGGACGGCGGGCATCCTTCCCCGCGATGGCTTCCGCTGCGGCGACGCCCTCCGCGGACGCCTTGTGCGCCAGCATCATCCCCCCCGTCACGTCGCCGATGGCCCAGATCGACGGGCAGGAGGTGCGCATCCGATCGTCGACCTTCACGATCCCTCGCTCCACCTGGACGCCGCACGCCTCGAGGCCTAAGTCCGCGGACAGCATCTTCCGGCCGACGGCCACCAGCAGCTTGTCGGCCGCGATGGCCTCCTCCTTGCCGTCCTTCGCGACCGTCAGGGTGCGCTTCCCCTTGTCGTATCCCTTCGCCGGCGCGGAGGTGAGGATTCTGATCCCCTGCTTCTGCAGCGACTTCGCCAGCGCCGCCGCCACCTCGCCGTCGGTCTTCGGCAGGACCTGGCTCTCCATCTCGACCAGCGTGACCTCGGCGCCGAAGGCCCGGTAGATGTACGCGAACTCCACGCCCACCGCGCCTGCGCCAAGGACGGTCACCGAGCGCGGAAGCTCCTCCTTCAACAGGGCGTCGTCGCTGGTCAGGATGACGTCGCCGTCCGGCTCGATCCCCGGAAGCCCGCGGACCGCCGTCCCGGTCGCCACGAGGATGTTTTTCGCCGTCAGCTCCTGCTCGCCGACCTTGACTGTCGTCGGCGAAGTGACCGTCGCGCTCCCGGCGATCAGCTCGATCTTGTTCTTCTTGAATAGAAAGGCGATGCCGCGCGACATCCGGTCGGCCACCTTGCGACTGCGCCGGATCACCTCCCCGTAGTCGGCCTCGACCCCCTGGCATCGGATGCCGTGGGCGGCGGCGTTCTTCATCTCCTCGAACAGCCCCGCGGAGGTGAGGATCGCCTTCGAGGGGATGCATCCCCGGT includes:
- the lpdA gene encoding dihydrolipoyl dehydrogenase, with the translated sequence MDPFDLVVIGAGPGGYVAAIRAAQLGMRVAVAERDRPGGVCVNRGCIPSKAILTSAGLFEEMKNAAAHGIRCQGVEADYGEVIRRSRKVADRMSRGIAFLFKKNKIELIAGSATVTSPTTVKVGEQELTAKNILVATGTAVRGLPGIEPDGDVILTSDDALLKEELPRSVTVLGAGAVGVEFAYIYRAFGAEVTLVEMESQVLPKTDGEVAAALAKSLQKQGIRILTSAPAKGYDKGKRTLTVAKDGKEEAIAADKLLVAVGRKMLSADLGLEACGVQVERGIVKVDDRMRTSCPSIWAIGDVTGGMMLAHKASAEGVAAAEAIAGKDARRPDPDRIPACVFCRPEVATIGLSEEDAKRRGIEYKVAKFPFIALGKAVASGHTDGFVKMIAEAKYGEVIGCHIIGAGAPDLIGEMSLGRTLETTFHEIGRTVHAHPTLPEAIREAALMLGGESIDT